A single genomic interval of Macadamia integrifolia cultivar HAES 741 chromosome 6, SCU_Mint_v3, whole genome shotgun sequence harbors:
- the LOC122082395 gene encoding putative glycerol-3-phosphate transporter 1, with protein MGSSGDPKPEATCTKPYGIRFIVYIRNSAIPFRTYQTIVLVVTFFAYASYHATRKTTSIVKSTLDPEASVSSLSFSPWPRNHFLRSTELKNGWAPFDGSDGSALLGELDVAFLAVYSMGMYFAGHLGDRLDLRIFLTVGMVGTGVFTSLFGFGYWFNIHSFYYYLIIQMIAGLFQATGWPSVVAVVGNWFGKKKRGLIMGIWNAHTSVGNIAGSLIASALLKYGWGWSFVVPGLLISFVGLVVFLLLPVTPASVGAEKEDDEEQSPKKIAEGVTEPLLGSESDVVKDKPVGFIEAWKIPGVAPFALCLFFSKLVAYTFLYWLPFYISQTAIDGKYLSNATAGDLSTIFDVGGVLGGILAGHISDRLDARAITAASFMYCAIPALFFYRCYGYVSLYVNIALMFVTGMFVNGPYALITTAVSADLGTHSSLNGNSRALATVTAIIDGTGSVGAAIGPLLTGYIAAKSWNGVFTMLMVAALVAGLLLTRLVIAEVAAKIQYSRSQGGIQSRPETTMPEV; from the exons ATGGGTTCATCAGGGGACCCAAAGCCTGAAGCAACTTGTACCAAGCCTTATGGAATTCGGTTCATAGTGTACATAAGGAACTCTGCTATACCATTCAGAACATACCAGACCATTGTCCTAGTTGTGACATTTTTCGCATATGCTAGCTATCATGCCACTAGGAAGACCACAAGCATCGTCAAGAGCACCCTAGACCCGGAAGCATCAGTGAGCAGCTTGAGTTTCTCTCCATGGCCAAGGAACCACTTCCTAAGATCAACTGAGCTTAAAAATGGTTGGGCTCCTTTTGATGGGTCAGATGGCTCAGCTTTGCTAGGGGAACTAGATGTGGCTTTTCTTGCAGTTTATTCCATGGGAATGTATTTTGCTGGACACTTGGGGGATAGGCTGGATTTAAGGATCTTTTTGACAGTGGGAATGGTTGGGACTGGTGTATTTACTTCGCTCTTcgggtttggttattggtttaATATCCATAGTTTCTACTATTACTTGATAATTCAGATGATTGCAGGTCTTTTCCAGGCAACTGGATGGCCTTCAGTGGTTGCAGTAGTTGGTAATTGGTTTGGGAAGAAGAAGCGTGGGTTGATTATGGGTATTTGGAATGCTCATACTTCTGTTGGAAACATAGCAGGATCTCTGATTGCTTCAGCTTTATTGAAGTATGGTTGGGGCTGGTCCTTTGTTGTTCCTGGTCTCCTTATTTCCTTTGTTGGTTTGGTGGTGTTTCTATTGTTACCAGTTACTCCAGCTTCTGTTGGAgctgaaaaagaagatgatgaagagcaATCCCCTAAGAAGATTGCTGAGGGAGTAACAGAACCTTTATTAGGATCGGAATCAGATGTGGTTAAGGACAAACCTGTTGGGTTCATAGAAGCATGGAAAATTCCTGGGGTTGCTCCCTTTGCTCTTTGCCTCTTCTTCTCCAAGTTGGTGGCTTATACATTTCTCTATTGGCTTCCATTCTACATTAGCCAGACAG CGATCGATGGTAAGTATTTGTCCAATGCAACAGCAGGGGATTTATCTACAATCTTTGATGTTGGAGGGGTGCTTGGTGGGATTCTTGCTGGTCACATTTCTGACCGCCTTGATGCCAGAGCTATTACAGCAGCGAGCTTCATGTACTGTGCAATCCCAGCACTTTTCTTTTACCGGTGCTATGGATATGTCTCCTTGTATGTGAACATTGCCCTCATGTTCGTCACAGGCATGTTTGTCAATGGACCCTATGCCCTTATAACAACAGCAGTATCTGCCGACTTGGGCACCCACAGCTCATTAAATGGTAACTCACGAGCATTGGCAACAGTAACAGCAATCATAGATGGGACTGGCTCTGTGGGAGCTGCCATTGGACCATTACTTACTGGCTACATTGCTGCGAAGAGCTGGAATGGAGTATTCACAATGTTGATGGTAGCTGCTCTGGTAGCAGGGCTTCTTCTAACAAGACTAGTAATAGCTGAGGTAGCTGCGAAGATTCAGTATTCAAGGTCGCAAGGTGGTATTCAGTCGAGGCCTGAAACTACCATGCCTGAAGTGTAG
- the LOC122082396 gene encoding uncharacterized protein LOC122082396, translating into MGIIRSTFSFMTGTMFGIYLAQNYNVPNVKKLANTGLLFMKHVEENYRKPKKRDEEN; encoded by the coding sequence ATGGGGATAATCAGAAGCACTTTCTCTTTCATGACGGGTACCATGTTTGGAATCTACCTTGCCCAGAACTACAACGTTCCCAACGTTAAGAAGCTCGCAAACACTGGCCTCTTGTTTATGAAGCACGTCGAAGAAAACTATCGGAAGCCCAAGAAGAGAGATGAGGAAAATTAG